In one Mauremys mutica isolate MM-2020 ecotype Southern chromosome 3, ASM2049712v1, whole genome shotgun sequence genomic region, the following are encoded:
- the LOC123367166 gene encoding EMILIN-1-like: MAVAWLWGSLCCLLAGVAWAANFPPRYSLYTGGAVPLSQGPAPAAQGTPQAQPGARAASRHRNWCAYVVTRTVSCVVEDGVDTFVKPDYQPCGWGQLQCPRIVTYRSYLRPRYKVAYKTVSDLEWKCCHGYSGDDCLEGPAQGPPLTTTRPRPRPGRPTLSGFGNPLSGLGGEGRGDAEKVKQLEEKVQTLSKQLQDLQATTEKLLQEGSRAVELSLNGKQPADAAAQPEMQETLNKIQRHLQHLDNRISSHDAELTNLSNGQGPGPPQGGALLLQEVERRLQESCASCLAGSEGLRRQQAEDRERMRGLEKLISSVDQRNREAVESIQRHVSGLAGRLPKDCCSQLDELRGRVGELERRLGGVSGSFTMLNERLDHELASLAGAGAGAGQVLEGRLAEMERRLNATQRSLEQHFAQRQPHLHSHLVGELSRRLSGAEGELANVAGQLSGFQGHVHQALANLSQDVETLKDSVAQSVAVVTELQGQGVGCSQPCPTPHDPSLGSQGSQISTILSDLERRVQDNEGQLRTLGSNLHQLSSSGAGLAGSVRALQAEGKKLRELVGANGESLVRLAAEIGKLETQLLGTGGSATDSTAKDLTLFFNRTGARLGQLEAELRGLSGAVRAEQRGCSQACAALQDEVGRLRGEVAACSCPLLPRKPEQGREPVETHRPLDGFSVFGGTSAVDLKSLQGELSEVILSFSSLNDTLRGLQSTVDKHQTDLHELGSTKDRIIAEINKVQAEATERAAESEERLEGVTRQLHHLGGTLRGEAGECRRAAGGLEQRLAKLEGVCERLDAVSGSLRKVKEGLSKHVTGLWGCLQEVNGTLRTHGALLDKLQDTHLGTVHPRLGALNASLLRLQGQLHNLTRQDLAGPPGPPGPEGPMGRSGPPGPTGRDGEQGPVGPPGLPGEQGPMGGVAAVPRIAFSAALTSRHVEPGTIPFDRLLVNDGDAYDPYSGIFTVPVAGRYFVSAVLTGHRDEKLEAVLSRSNQGIARSDSGGYQPEGLENKPVAENQPSPGSLGVFNLLLRLEAGETLCVDLVTGRLAHSSDEPLTVFSGVLLYPDEGGEAG; this comes from the exons ATGGCCGTGGCGTGGCTGTGGGGCAGCCTGTGCTGCCTCCTGGCCGGGGTGGCCTGGGCCGCCAACTTCCCGCCCCGCTACAGCCTCTACACCGGGGGGGCCGTGCCCCTGAGCCAGGGCCCGGCCCCCGCTGCCCAGGGGACCCCGCAGGCACAGCCGGGCGCCCGGGCCGCCAGCCGGCACAG GAACTGGTGCGCCTACGTGGTGACGCGCACGGTGAGCTGCGTGGTGGAGGACGGCGTGGACACCTTCGTCAAACCCGACTACCAGCCCTGCGGGTGGGGGCAGCTCCAGTGCCCGCGCATTGTGAC gtATCGCAGTTACCTGAGGCCCCGCTACAAGGTGGCCTATAAGACGGTGTCGGACCTGGAGTGGAAATGCTGCCACGGCTACTCGGGTGACGACTGCCTGGAGGGGCCGGCCCAGGGCCCCCCTCTCACCACCACCCGCCCGCGCCCCAGGCCCGGCCGCCCCACGCTCTCCGGCTTTGGGAACCCCCTGAGCGGCCTGGGCGGAGAAG GCCGGGGAGATGCAGAGAAGGTgaagcagctggaggagaaggtgcAGACCCTGAGCAAGCAGCTGCAGGACCTGCAGGCCACCACGGAGAagctgctgcaggaggggagcagggcggtGGAGCTCTCGCTCAATGGGAAGCAGCCGGCCGACGCGGCCGCCCAGCCCGAGATGCAGGAGACCCTCAACAAGATCCAGAGGCATCTGCAGCACCTGGACAACCGGATCTCCAGCCACGACGCCGAGCTGACCAACCTCAGCAAcgggcaggggccggggcccCCGCAGGGAggggccctgctcctgcaggagGTGGAGCGGCGGCTGCAGGAGTCCTGCGCCTCCTGCCTGGCGGGCAGCGAGGGCCTGCGGCGGCAGCAGGCCGAGGACCGCGAGCGCATGCGGGGCCTGGAGAAACTGATCAGCTCCGTGGACCAGCGGAACCGGGAGGCGGTGGAGAGCATCCAGCGGCACGTCAGCGGCCTGGCGGGGCGCCTGCCCAAGGACTGCTGCTCCCAGCTGGACGAGCTGCGCGGCCGGGTGGGCGAGCTGGAGCGGAGGCTGGGCGGCGTCTCCGGCTCCTTCACCATGCTCAACGAGCGCCTGGACCACGAGCTGGCTAgtctggcgggggcgggggcgggggcggggcaggtgctGGAGGGCCGGCTGGCGGAGATGGAGAGGCGCCTGAACGCCACCCAGCGCAGCCTGGAGCAGCACTTCGCCCAGCGGCAGCCCCACCTGCACAGCCACCTGGTGGGGGAGCTGAGCAGGCGGCTCAGCGGGGCCGAGGGGGAGCTCGCCAATGTGGCCGGCCAGCTGAGCGGCTTCCAGGGCCACGTTCACCAGGCCCTGGCCAACCTGAGCCAGGACGTGGAGACGCTGAAGGACAGCGTGGCTCAGAGTGTGGCTGTGGTGacggagctgcagggccagggtgtggggtgcagccagccctgccccacgccccacgacccctctctgggcagccagggctCGCAGATCAGCACCATCCTGAGTGACCTGGAGCGCCGGGTGCAGGATAACGAAGGGCAGCTGCGCACCCTGGGCTCCAATCTGCACCAGCTTAGCAGCtccggggccgggctggccggCTCCGTGCGGGCCCTGCAGGCCGAGGGGAAGAAGCTGCGGGAGCTGGTGGGGGCGAACGGGGAGTCACTAGTGCGCCTGGCGGCTGAGATCGGCAAGCTGGAGACCCAGCTGCTGGGCACGGGGGGCAGCGCCACCGACTCTACCGCCAAGGACCTGACGCTCTTCTTCAACCGCACGGGGGCCCGGCTGGGCCAGCTGGAGGCCGAGCTGCGGGGGCTGAGCGGCGCGGTGCGGGCCGAGCAGCGCGGCTGCAGCCAGGCCTGTGCCGCCCTGCAGGACGAGGTGGGCCGGCTGCGCGGGGAGGTGGCGGCCTGCTCTTGCCCGCTGCTGCCCAGGAAGCCAGAGCAGGGCCGGGAGCCCGTGGAGACCCACAGGCCCCTGGACGGCTTCAGCGTCTTCGGGGGCACGTCGGCCGTGGACCTGAAGTCGCTGCAGGGCGAGCTGTCCGAGGTGATCCTGAGCTTCAGCTCCCTGAACGACACGCTGCGCGGGCTGCAGAGCACCGTGGACAAGCACCAGACCGACCTGCACGAGCTGGGCTCCACCAAGGACCGCATCATCGCCGAGATCAACAAGGTGCAGGCCGAGGCCACGGAGCGCGCGGCCGAGAGCGAGGAGCGGCTGGAGGGGGTGACGCGCCAGCTGCACCACctgggcggcacgctgcggggcgAGGCCGGGGAGTGCCGGCGCGCGGCCGGCGGCCTGGAGCAGCGGCTGGCCAAGCTGGAGGGCGTCTGCGAGCGGCTGGACGCCGTCTCCGGCAGCCTGCGCAAGGTCAAGGAGGGGCTGAGCAAGCACGTGAcggggctgtggggctgcctgCAGGAGGTGAACGGCACCCTGCGCACCCACGGTGCCCTGCTCGACAAGCTGCAGGACACCCACCTGGGCACCGTCCACCCCCGCCTGGGCGCCCTCAACGCCTCCCTGCTGCGCCTGCAGGGCCAGCTGCACAACCTCACGCGCCAGGACCTGGCAG GGCCCCCCGGCCCACCTGGACCCGAAGGCCCCATGGGAAGATCGGGTCCCCCAGGGCCCACGGGCAGGGATGGAGAACAAGGCCCCGTGGGACCCCCAG GGCTCCCTGGCGAGCAAG GCCCGATGGGCGGGGTGGCCGCGGTGCCCAGAATCGCCTTCTCGGCCGCGCTGACGTCCCGACACGTGGAGCCCGGAACCATCCCCTTCGACCGGCTGCTGGTGAACGACGGGGACGCCTACGACCCCTACTCCG GTATCTTCACGGTGCCCGTGGCCGGGCGTTACTTCGTCAGCGCCGTGCTGACGGGGCACCGGGACGAGAAGCTGGAGGCCGTGCTGTCGCGCTCCAACCAGGGCATCGCCCGCAGCGACTCGGGCGGCTACCAGCCCGAGGGCCTGGAGAACAAGCCCGTGGCCGAGAAccagcccagccccggctcccTGGGCGTCTTCAACCTGCTGCTGCGGCTGGAGGCGGGCGAGACGCTCTGCGTGGACCTGGTGACGGGCCGGCTGGCCCACTCCTCCGACGAGCCGCTCACCGTCTTCAGCGGGGTGCTGCTGTACCCGGACGAGGGGGGCGAGGCCGGCTAG